The genomic stretch GCGGCTGTGCAAGGTCACTTTGGCGAACAAGGATTTGCCCAACACAAACAGGGTGTGTGCTCCGAAAGCTACGGCCACCATTGTGAGCGGTCCTTGTTCAGACCACAGCCCGTTCCACCCTGCAAGCACCACGAGGAGCCGGGCGTCTCCCATACCGAGCAAGTTGCCACGTGATAGTTTTGCCACGGGCACGAAAAAGATGGCGAATGCGATCGCGGCCGCTATTGAGCGCAAGGGATAAGGCCCGATCCATAGTGCACCGAAGCACACCGCACCGGCTAGGTGAGTCCAGTTCTTCAGCAGCACGTGTGCATGCACATCAATGAGTGCGTTAATCGCAAGCGGGGCATAAAATAGGCCCGCTAATGCGGCTGCCAACCAGCCACTCGCGGTGTCCGGTGCAGGAATAGCGGCCACGGCGAACGTCGTACCCGCAACTATGAAAGCAAGAAACGCTGCCCGCGAGTTTGATGCGGCGCCGTAAAGAAGCGGGTGTGATGACATGGTTTCACGGTACCTAATTGCCAGCCACGCAGGCTAGGTTCTCCACAGCGTCATATCGCTGCACGCACGTGTTCCAGCTGTGGATTTTTGCCGGTGAGCACGCGGATCTGGTCTTGACGCTGATGAGCGGTAATGTCAGCTGCACACACGTACGGCTCGCCACACCCTTCCCACGCGCCGGTCATATCGCACACTGCCGCAGGCTCAGCGTCAATCGGTTCTTCGATCGTATTGATAAGCAGATCAACCGCAGGGCGGTGTAGCCGGCTCAGTTTGACGACGTCGATATCAACACCCATTCTGTGCGCGGCGCTCATTGCTAATCCTGGTTGGTCAGACGCAACCGTGATGTGGGAGTAGCCGTGTTGCACTGCGGCCGCTATCGCACACGCGGCCAATTCGCCTCCACCAGCGATGAGAACGCTCGACCTTGGACGTGCGCGTCCTGAATGAACACCTAGCACGTCCGTCATCGCTCGTCCCAACGCACCGGGCAACGCTGCAAAACCAACAACTAATTGAGACGCGCCGGTTGGTTGGAAAAGAATCGTGTCGAGCACTCCGGTCCGTCCGGCAATTCCGTCAACGAAATCGCACGCCGCTCGCAACGCGGGATCCGAACTCGGCGGACAAGCAAAACCGGTATATTCCGCAAACTCGTTGACAAAGCGTGTCAAGTCGCCAGTGTTATTCCGGGCGTCCACCTGGCCGCCGATCCGGAACGGTGCCGGATCTAAGCCAACAACCCCGAAGGTCAACCGTCCTGCCCTTCTTGCGGATTGGCAGCAATCCATTCACGAAGCTGCTCAACATACACGTTGTGCTGTTGCAAGTTGTTCGAGAATTTTGTTTCTCCGGTATCAAAGTTGACGGTGACGAAGTAGAGCCAGTCTCCTGCCGGCGGGTTATGCGATGCCTTAATCACGTCGAGACTCGGATTCGAGATCGGCCCTGGTGGCAGACCCGGATTCAGGTACGTGTTGTAAGGACTATCGGTTTCCAGTTCCGCCTTGGTGGGAACTCCGCCAGTCTTTCCGACGGCGTACAGCACGGTTGAGTCCATTTGCAGGCGTCCGCCGACTTCACTCGTGTCAGCGATACGATTTTCGATCACCCGGGCAACCTGGCCATAGTACTCCGGCCAATTCACTTCGCGTTCGACGATCGAGGCAACCGTGATCGTGCGTTGCCACTGATCTTCGGGGATGCCAGTTTCTTTCATTTCCGATACGCGGTGGCCCACCATCGTGGACAGTGCCTGTTCAGCGGTGGTGTCCGGTGTGAATTGGTAGGTAAGCGGAGCGATCCAGCCCTCCACGTTTCCACCTGCCTGGGCAGGTAGTCCCAAGGATGCTGGGTCAGCCAACAGGGCGTCCACGTCGGCCGCGTCATATCCCATGACGTTAACGAGGCGTGCGGCGACCTGTTGCGTTGTAAAACCCTCTGGAATAGTCACGGATACTTCTGCTCGACTACTGGGATCGAGCATCGCAGCCAGTGCCGCCGAGGCCGACATCTGCCGTTTTAGTGCATAGCTTCCCGCTTGGATGGACGACGCTCGCCGATCGGCGTTGTAAGCCTTAATGAACGCTTCCTGGGACGCGACGACGTCGCTACCGACGAGTATTGCTCCGATATCTGCGCCCGTCGAATTCTCCGGAATCATGACGACGACGGGTTCTGTGCCTTCACCTGCATAGTCTTCTGCTACGGACCCGTTGAGGTTGAGCAGATCGCGCACGTGCGGCCAGGCGACCATCGCCGAACAGACGATGAGAAAAACGGCGAGAAATAGTACGAGGGACGTGCGCCTGAGTTTCTTTCGCTGGTCAACTCGACGGGCGCCCACGTTCTTCTCGGTGCGCTTTTTGCTATCGGGTAATTCGTCAAATAGTTCGCTCACGCTATTCCTCCACAACCGGCTCACCACCGGCATTGAGGCTGATGACCTCGCCGGGAGCTTCGCCAGATGTACGCTCTAGCTCGAGTGCCTGTTCTAAAATGATAACTGCTGCGGCCTGATCAATGACTCTTTTATGCGAGATCTCTTTTAATCCTGCTTCGCGTAATTGCCGGTGTGCTTGGACCGTACTGAGCCGTTCGTCTACGACGCGCACGGGAACCGGAAGAATTTTCCGTGCAAGCCGCTGCGCCCATCGGCGGGCGTCTTTCGCTGCCGCACCTTCAGAACCGTCCATGTTTAACGGCAATCCAACAATGACTTCCAAAGCGGACGTGTCGCGTACAAGTTTAGCGACGCCGTTGAGCGCCCGATGACCCGCCGGCATCGTCTCGTATGGGGTGGCGAGGATCCCGGCAGCGTCGCTCCGTGCAACGCCAACTCGGGCCTTACCCACGTCTACCCCAATACGAATACCGTTACGCACACTTATCCGATCTGCGCCACGATCTGGTCGAGGGCTTCGCGCGTCTTGCTTGCATCCGAGCCGCCGCCCTGTGCCATGTCGTCCTTGCCGCCGCCTCCGCCGCCAAGTACCTTCGCTGCGAGGGTGACCAAGGCTCCAGCTTTAATGCCGCGTTCGCGAGCACCTTCGTTTGTGGCGACGACGACGGACGGACGCCCCTTCGCAATCGCAGTGACCGCGACGACGCCGGGTTGCGTGCCTAGACGTTCGCGAAGCTGGGTGGCCATCTGGCGCGCCTCGTTGGCATCGGCGTCCGTACCGAAATCGTGAGCGATAACGGCGATACCATTGATATCCTTGCGCCCCTCTACGAGCGATCCAAGGCTGGCCGTCAGCTTTTCGGCACGCATGGCCGCAAGCTCCTTTTCGGCGCTCTTAATCTTGGCAAGCAGGCCGTCAATATGCTCGGGTAGCTCTTCGGGGCGTACGCGCAGCCGGCCCGTCAGCTGGTTAACCAAGGCTCGTTCCTTCTGCCCGGCCGTGTATGCTCCCTTGCCGACGAGTGCCTCAACGCGGCGCACTCCCGAACCGATCGAGGATTCGCTCAGCAGCGTGATAAGCCCGATCTCACCGGTGGAAGCTACGTGGGTACCAGCGCACAGCTCTCGGCTCCACGGCCCGCCGATCGACACCACGCGGACTTCGTTACCGTACTTCTCACCGAAGAGGGCCATGGCGCCCATCTTCTTTGCCTCATCGAGGCTCATCACCTCGTCGGTGACTTCTAGGTTATCGCGTAGCTTCGAGTTGATCTCCGTTTCCATGTCGCGCATAACATCATCTGCTACTTGCTCGCCGTGGCGGAAGTCGAACCGGAGTGCCGACGGCGAATTCTCTGAGCCGGCCTGAGTTGCTTGATCGCCCAGAGTTTCACGGATCACCTGGTGCACCATGTGCGTGGACGTGTGAGCACGCGCAATCTGTTCGCGGCGATCCACATCAATCTGAGAAAAGACCGAGTCCCCCACTGCGACCGAGCCTTCAGTCAGGCGCGCACGGTGCACGAACAGGCCCTTGATCGGCATCTGTACGTCGTCGACTTCGATCATTCCGCCGCCTGCAACGGAAATCGTGCCGTGGTCGGCCAGCTGGCCGCCCTGTTCAGCCCAGAACGGGGTCTGATCAAGCACAACCTCCACGTTCGCGGGAGCTTCCGCAGCCGGCACCGGCTGGCCGTCTTGCAAAAGTGCCACAAC from Trueperella bialowiezensis encodes the following:
- the ruvX gene encoding Holliday junction resolvase RuvX; this encodes MSVRNGIRIGVDVGKARVGVARSDAAGILATPYETMPAGHRALNGVAKLVRDTSALEVIVGLPLNMDGSEGAAAKDARRWAQRLARKILPVPVRVVDERLSTVQAHRQLREAGLKEISHKRVIDQAAAVIILEQALELERTSGEAPGEVISLNAGGEPVVEE
- the mltG gene encoding endolytic transglycosylase MltG produces the protein MSELFDELPDSKKRTEKNVGARRVDQRKKLRRTSLVLFLAVFLIVCSAMVAWPHVRDLLNLNGSVAEDYAGEGTEPVVVMIPENSTGADIGAILVGSDVVASQEAFIKAYNADRRASSIQAGSYALKRQMSASAALAAMLDPSSRAEVSVTIPEGFTTQQVAARLVNVMGYDAADVDALLADPASLGLPAQAGGNVEGWIAPLTYQFTPDTTAEQALSTMVGHRVSEMKETGIPEDQWQRTITVASIVEREVNWPEYYGQVARVIENRIADTSEVGGRLQMDSTVLYAVGKTGGVPTKAELETDSPYNTYLNPGLPPGPISNPSLDVIKASHNPPAGDWLYFVTVNFDTGETKFSNNLQQHNVYVEQLREWIAANPQEGQDG